A region of the Clostridium estertheticum subsp. estertheticum genome:
ATACTACAATTTATATTAATTTTAATAAATTGTAGTATTTAGAATCGTTAAAATACATTATATTACTAAAAAAAATAAATTATATCACCATATGTGATAATTAATTTTTAATAGGCAATTCATCTAAGCTTTTTAATACGTAACCTTGCTTCTCCCACTGCGTTATCACATCATCTAATATTTCAGCATTGGTTTTTGATACTGCGTGTAGCAACATAATTCCGCCATTGTGGGTTCTTTGCATTATACGTTTTTTTGCATCTTCATGTGATGGTTGTTTATCTGTAAGCCAATCCATATAAGCAAAACTCCAAAATATAGTTTTATATCCATAGTTTTTAGTGTATAGGAGGGATAATTCACTATATTTACCCATAGGAGGTCTAAAATACTTGGACATTTTTTTGTGAGTAATACTTTCAAAAACATCTTCTACATCAGATAATTCTTTATCAAATTTTACCTCATCTTTTATAGAGGCCATTGAGAGATGATGATTACTATGATTACATACTAAGTGACCTTCAGTTACCATTCGTTTGATTAGGTCTGGACTAGAAGTAATATATGGCTTTACTACAAAAAATGCTGCTTTTACATTATGCTTTTTCAAAACATCTAGTATTGGAGCAGTATATCCAGCTTCATAACCTTCATCAAATGTTAAATATAATACTTTTTTTGATGTATCGCCTAAATGAAAACAATCATATTTAGATATAAGTTGACTAGTTTCTTTAGGACCATCAGGTGGAGT
Encoded here:
- the pdaA gene encoding delta-lactam-biosynthetic de-N-acetylase encodes the protein MNVKMMSLIISSTIVANSFTGVCCSKGLKKIPSENSKTESIRYNKFVDTKTHGILNSFKNVFNNKTPDGVSTKEYSWYFQPKNDNTPPDGPKETSQLISKYDCFHLGDTSKKVLYLTFDEGYEAGYTAPILDVLKKHNVKAAFFVVKPYITSSPDLIKRMVTEGHLVCNHSNHHLSMASIKDEVKFDKELSDVEDVFESITHKKMSKYFRPPMGKYSELSLLYTKNYGYKTIFWSFAYMDWLTDKQPSHEDAKKRIMQRTHNGGIMLLHAVSKTNAEILDDVITQWEKQGYVLKSLDELPIKN